A single genomic interval of uncultured Desulfobulbus sp. harbors:
- the cbiQ gene encoding cobalt ECF transporter T component CbiQ produces the protein MNLDQAQVIVLNGAQTMAMASCLFLPFFCALVVWLLKAEEPRQGSSESAPDWSIPTLDQHAGGTSLFHTWTPAVKIAALLVTAFLIVSLKTLAWALTALLFSALAVQLTGMPWIRPLKRLAAMAGFLGMLVIILPLSSPVHTGDTVLVLPWLRSWPFNLAGLLLALTIVCKAVAVALLMEPMLATSSLARTLQGFTDLGLPSSLNQMVLLCHRYIFVFQQEMQRMQRSMRVRGFVPRTSLATLRTMAAAFGMLFIRSFERTERVYEAMLSRGYRGGFPGEVRQKTTSLDLVKGALFIMIGVLLLVGDRLLPIIAF, from the coding sequence ATGAATCTTGACCAGGCCCAGGTGATCGTGCTCAACGGCGCCCAGACAATGGCCATGGCGTCCTGTCTGTTCCTCCCTTTTTTCTGCGCACTGGTGGTTTGGCTCCTCAAGGCCGAGGAGCCCCGGCAGGGAAGTTCTGAGAGCGCCCCGGACTGGTCCATTCCCACCCTGGATCAACATGCGGGGGGGACATCGCTCTTTCATACCTGGACCCCGGCGGTGAAGATCGCGGCCCTGCTGGTCACCGCCTTTCTCATCGTGTCCCTCAAGACCCTGGCCTGGGCCTTGACCGCGCTCCTGTTCTCCGCCCTGGCAGTGCAGCTGACCGGCATGCCCTGGATCCGCCCGTTGAAGCGTCTTGCCGCCATGGCCGGATTTCTCGGCATGCTGGTGATCATTCTTCCCCTGAGCTCTCCTGTCCATACGGGGGATACGGTCCTGGTCCTGCCCTGGCTCAGATCCTGGCCGTTCAACCTGGCCGGTCTCCTCCTTGCCCTGACCATTGTCTGCAAGGCCGTTGCGGTCGCCCTGCTGATGGAGCCGATGCTGGCCACCTCCTCGCTCGCCCGTACCCTGCAGGGCTTCACCGATCTGGGCCTACCCTCTTCGCTCAACCAGATGGTGCTGCTCTGCCACCGCTATATCTTCGTCTTCCAGCAGGAGATGCAGCGGATGCAGCGCTCGATGCGGGTGCGTGGATTCGTTCCCCGCACCAGTCTGGCCACCCTGCGCACCATGGCCGCGGCGTTTGGTATGCTCTTCATTCGTTCCTTCGAGCGCACCGAGCGGGTGTACGAGGCTATGCTCAGCCGTGGCTACCGGGGGGGCTTTCCCGGTGAGGTCCGGCAAAAAACGACCAGCTTGGACTTGGTAAAAGGGGCACTGTTTATTATGATCGGGGTACTGTTGCTTGTCGGCGACCGGCTGCTGCCGATCATCGCCTTCTGA
- the cbiM gene encoding cobalt transporter CbiM codes for MHIADGVLPTAVAAGSYVLTLAGLGLSLRRVDSRDLPKIAVVTSSFFVASLIHLPLGPTSVHLLLPGIVGALLGPAAFLSITVGLFLQSLLFQFGGLTALGANALMMGLPALVCGFVFRRFRGTGKLSNGVVGGLVSAAGVLLAALLLALLLASGGESFLGVAKMALLAHVPVLIVEGLVGGFVISFLFQVKPELLGPSTRGTRP; via the coding sequence ATGCATATTGCCGATGGCGTTTTGCCCACTGCGGTTGCTGCCGGGAGCTATGTCCTCACCCTGGCCGGACTCGGGCTGAGTCTGCGCAGGGTGGACAGCCGCGATTTGCCCAAGATCGCGGTGGTGACCTCCTCCTTTTTCGTCGCCTCCCTCATTCACCTACCCTTGGGGCCGACCAGCGTCCACCTGCTCCTGCCTGGAATCGTCGGCGCCCTACTCGGTCCGGCCGCCTTTCTCTCCATCACCGTGGGCCTCTTTCTGCAAAGTCTGCTCTTTCAGTTCGGCGGTCTGACCGCGCTCGGAGCCAATGCGCTGATGATGGGGCTACCGGCCCTGGTCTGCGGCTTTGTCTTCCGCCGTTTTCGCGGCACCGGCAAGCTCTCCAACGGCGTTGTCGGTGGTCTGGTCAGCGCTGCCGGCGTCCTGTTGGCAGCGCTCCTGCTCGCCCTGCTGCTCGCAAGCGGTGGCGAATCCTTTCTCGGTGTTGCCAAAATGGCCCTGCTCGCCCATGTGCCGGTGCTCATAGTGGAAGGGCTGGTCGGAGGTTTTGTGATCTCCTTTCTCTTTCAGGTCAAGCCGGAGTTGCTCGGCCCGTCCACTCGAGGTACGCGGCCATGA
- a CDS encoding DUF4198 domain-containing protein — protein MISPKNIAMTAFVTAFFATASVASAHFGAVIPSDDIVTQKDTKKIEVAVKFLHPMEGNYMEMAKPKRFGVMTGGAVTDLLPSLVATKGKAPEQAFTSWKAKYQIKRPGDYLFFVEPQPYWEPAEDSFIVHYTKVCVNALGLEEGWDSPIGLETEIIPKTRPYGLWTGNVFTGQVLVKGKPAADVEVEVEYLNESKDNPAVVHPPSDPFITQVVKTDANGMFTYAMPRAGWWGFAALSTADWTIKQDGADKPVELGAVMWVHTTDMK, from the coding sequence ATGATCAGCCCTAAAAATATTGCCATGACCGCCTTTGTGACGGCATTCTTTGCAACCGCCTCCGTTGCCAGCGCCCACTTCGGTGCCGTCATCCCTTCCGATGACATCGTCACCCAGAAGGATACCAAGAAAATCGAGGTTGCAGTCAAGTTCCTCCATCCCATGGAGGGGAACTACATGGAGATGGCCAAACCCAAGCGGTTCGGTGTCATGACCGGCGGGGCCGTCACCGATCTGCTGCCGAGCCTCGTTGCCACCAAGGGGAAAGCGCCGGAGCAGGCCTTCACCTCCTGGAAGGCCAAATACCAGATCAAACGCCCCGGCGACTACCTCTTCTTCGTCGAACCGCAACCCTACTGGGAACCGGCCGAAGACTCCTTCATCGTCCATTACACCAAGGTCTGCGTCAACGCCCTGGGGTTGGAGGAAGGCTGGGACAGTCCTATCGGCCTGGAGACCGAGATCATCCCCAAGACCCGTCCTTACGGCCTGTGGACCGGCAATGTCTTCACCGGTCAAGTGTTGGTGAAGGGAAAACCGGCCGCCGATGTGGAGGTGGAGGTCGAATATCTCAACGAATCCAAGGATAACCCCGCTGTGGTCCACCCGCCGAGCGATCCCTTCATCACCCAGGTGGTCAAGACCGATGCCAACGGCATGTTCACCTATGCCATGCCCCGCGCCGGCTGGTGGGGATTTGCCGCCCTAAGCACCGCGGACTGGACCATTAAGCAGGACGGTGCCGACAAACCGGTCGAATTGGGTGCGGTCATGTGGGTGCACACCACGGATATGAAATAG
- a CDS encoding diacylglycerol kinase, whose translation MSDQEKLNGVGMTRILRAAMCSKTGLLAAFRNEAAFRQEVILCGLLLPLALWLGQTGVERALLVGSLLAVLTVELLNTAVEVVVDRISADRHELSGLAKDLGSAAVFMALLLALSVWGLVLLG comes from the coding sequence ATGAGCGATCAGGAAAAATTGAACGGCGTCGGCATGACGCGGATACTGCGGGCGGCTATGTGCTCGAAGACCGGACTCCTGGCGGCCTTTCGCAACGAGGCGGCCTTTCGTCAGGAGGTGATCCTCTGTGGGCTCCTCCTGCCACTTGCCCTGTGGCTTGGTCAGACCGGTGTGGAGCGGGCCCTGCTTGTGGGCAGCCTGCTGGCGGTGTTGACAGTCGAGTTGCTGAATACCGCGGTTGAGGTGGTGGTCGACCGGATCAGCGCCGATCGGCATGAACTCTCGGGACTGGCCAAGGACCTGGGGTCGGCGGCGGTGTTCATGGCCCTTTTGCTGGCCCTGTCCGTGTGGGGGCTGGTGTTGCTGGGATAG
- a CDS encoding helix-turn-helix transcriptional regulator has protein sequence MNRDTFSHLRAKLGKTQKALAELLGVSLKAVQSYEQGWRAIPIHVERQLYFLAVNQRRDGHNKRKDCWVMKKCDQKKECPAWEFQAGHLCWFLSGTRCECTLDKNWKEKMDICRNCDVLTSLL, from the coding sequence ATGAATCGTGATACATTCTCCCATTTACGTGCAAAACTGGGAAAAACACAGAAGGCCCTGGCGGAATTGCTTGGTGTCTCTCTCAAGGCTGTGCAAAGCTACGAACAGGGATGGCGGGCTATCCCCATCCATGTCGAACGACAGCTCTACTTCCTGGCAGTCAACCAGCGGAGAGATGGACACAACAAGCGTAAGGACTGCTGGGTGATGAAGAAGTGCGACCAAAAAAAGGAATGCCCGGCTTGGGAGTTTCAGGCAGGCCATCTCTGTTGGTTTCTCAGCGGTACCCGTTGCGAGTGCACCCTTGACAAAAACTGGAAGGAAAAGATGGATATCTGCCGCAACTGCGATGTTTTGACATCGTTGCTGTAA
- the mnmA gene encoding tRNA 2-thiouridine(34) synthase MnmA, which translates to MATLNIGVAMSGGVDSTMAASLLLEQGYRVHGFFMQLPLARQDALEARVRQVAERLSIPLTLVDLRREFSREVIGYFTRTYRNGLTPNPCIHCNRTIKFGRLAQAMIDAGMDKIATGHYARIVHHENRPWIGRGKDPAKDQSYFLARLGGEQLQRLVFPLEGWTKEAIYQRAAAMGFQFSGEESQDVCFLEQDLAGFLADHGLNEQSGAVVTLDGRTIGEHRGVWRYTIGQRRGLGLPDATPWYVVGLDGTTNRVLVGKNHHLLARHCPLHALVWTNEPPPLPWKGPVQLRSRHRPAIATLSQSGPDSWHLAFEQEQRAITPGQYAVFYEDNRVIGSGIIARATSEDQP; encoded by the coding sequence GTGGCTACACTGAATATCGGCGTCGCCATGAGCGGTGGGGTGGATTCCACCATGGCCGCCTCCCTTCTCCTGGAGCAGGGATATCGGGTCCATGGTTTTTTCATGCAACTGCCGCTTGCCCGCCAGGACGCCCTGGAAGCAAGGGTGCGACAGGTGGCCGAGCGTCTGTCCATCCCCTTGACCCTGGTCGATCTGCGCCGGGAGTTCAGTCGGGAAGTGATAGGCTATTTCACCCGGACCTACCGCAACGGTCTCACCCCCAACCCCTGTATCCATTGCAACCGGACCATCAAATTCGGCCGCCTGGCGCAAGCGATGATCGATGCCGGTATGGACAAGATCGCCACCGGTCATTACGCCCGCATTGTCCACCACGAGAATCGCCCCTGGATCGGCCGTGGAAAAGATCCGGCCAAGGACCAGTCCTACTTTCTCGCCCGCTTGGGCGGCGAGCAGCTGCAGCGGCTTGTCTTTCCACTGGAGGGGTGGACCAAGGAAGCCATCTACCAGCGGGCCGCAGCAATGGGGTTTCAGTTCAGCGGCGAGGAAAGTCAGGATGTCTGTTTCCTTGAACAGGATCTGGCAGGCTTCCTTGCCGACCACGGGCTGAACGAACAGAGCGGTGCGGTTGTCACCTTGGATGGACGAACCATCGGCGAACATCGCGGCGTCTGGCGCTATACCATCGGCCAGCGGCGCGGCCTGGGCCTGCCCGACGCCACCCCCTGGTACGTGGTCGGTCTCGATGGAACGACCAACAGGGTTCTGGTGGGCAAGAACCACCACCTGCTCGCCAGACACTGCCCGCTGCATGCCCTTGTCTGGACCAACGAACCGCCGCCGCTTCCCTGGAAAGGGCCGGTGCAGCTGCGCTCCCGCCACCGCCCGGCCATTGCCACACTCAGCCAAAGTGGTCCGGATTCCTGGCATTTGGCCTTCGAGCAGGAGCAGCGGGCGATAACGCCGGGCCAGTATGCGGTTTTTTACGAGGACAATCGAGTGATCGGCAGCGGCATCATTGCCCGCGCAACTTCTGAGGATCAGCCATGA
- the mtaB gene encoding tRNA (N(6)-L-threonylcarbamoyladenosine(37)-C(2))-methylthiotransferase MtaB, translating to MKRVAITTLGCKVNQFESAAFASAFEARGCQLVPFNASADIYVINTCTVTGRAGQQSRQLIRRVLKQHPEARIFVTGCYAQMDPQSVLNLDEHPVAIIGNGNKHRLVDAALSDNPPDLVMLMGRIRDNRTICDLPVTRFRGRTRAYIRIQDGCDNFCSYCIVPYTRGPSRSLALAKVMEQTAVFADQGYRELVITGINVGKYGLDLGEGETISSLLDRLCHEFPQIRLRLSSIEPTEVNDNLLSLFTEHANFMPHLHIPLQSGDDQVLSRMNRRYNRAQFAEVIHQVRSALPTAAIGCDVLGGFPGETEAEAENTYQLLRDLPISYLHVFPYSRRPGTLAATMPGHLPGPIKEARVQRLRDLDEKKRHAHYSQGMNQVHQVLVERRNTKTGQLQGFSENYIPLNFPGCSSLIHTVVPVQLTQVAEGQPMGCLPQDFLEENH from the coding sequence ATGAAACGGGTCGCTATCACCACCTTGGGCTGCAAGGTCAACCAGTTTGAATCAGCGGCTTTTGCCAGCGCATTCGAGGCTCGGGGCTGCCAGCTGGTGCCCTTCAACGCCAGCGCCGATATCTATGTGATCAACACCTGCACCGTCACCGGGCGGGCCGGGCAGCAGTCGCGCCAGTTGATCCGCCGTGTGCTCAAACAGCACCCCGAAGCGCGCATCTTCGTCACCGGCTGTTACGCGCAGATGGACCCGCAGTCCGTGCTCAACCTGGACGAGCACCCGGTGGCCATTATCGGCAACGGCAACAAGCACCGCTTGGTGGACGCCGCCCTGTCCGACAACCCGCCGGACCTGGTCATGCTCATGGGCCGCATCCGCGACAACAGAACCATCTGCGACTTGCCGGTCACCCGATTTCGCGGCCGTACCCGGGCCTATATCCGCATTCAGGACGGCTGCGACAACTTCTGCTCCTACTGCATCGTCCCCTATACCCGGGGGCCGAGCCGCAGCCTGGCGCTGGCCAAGGTCATGGAGCAGACCGCCGTCTTTGCCGACCAGGGGTACCGCGAACTGGTGATCACCGGCATCAACGTGGGCAAGTACGGCCTGGATCTGGGGGAAGGGGAGACCATCTCCAGCCTGCTGGATCGGCTCTGCCACGAATTCCCACAGATACGCCTGCGGCTCAGCTCGATTGAACCCACCGAGGTCAACGACAACCTGCTGTCGCTGTTCACCGAGCACGCCAACTTCATGCCCCACCTCCACATCCCCCTGCAGAGTGGCGACGACCAGGTGCTCTCGCGAATGAACCGCCGCTACAACCGGGCCCAATTCGCCGAGGTCATCCACCAGGTGCGTTCAGCCCTGCCCACCGCGGCCATCGGCTGCGACGTCCTGGGCGGCTTTCCGGGAGAGACCGAGGCCGAGGCGGAGAACACCTATCAACTGCTGCGCGATTTGCCGATCAGCTACCTCCATGTCTTCCCCTACTCGCGCCGTCCCGGGACCCTCGCGGCAACCATGCCGGGCCATTTGCCGGGTCCGATCAAGGAGGCGCGGGTGCAGCGGCTCAGGGATCTGGATGAAAAAAAACGCCACGCCCACTACAGCCAGGGAATGAACCAGGTACATCAGGTGCTGGTGGAACGCCGCAACACCAAAACCGGGCAGCTGCAAGGGTTCAGCGAAAATTACATTCCGCTCAACTTTCCCGGCTGCTCCAGCCTGATCCACACCGTGGTGCCGGTGCAGCTCACCCAAGTTGCAGAAGGTCAGCCCATGGGATGCTTACCCCAGGACTTTCTTGAGGAAAATCACTAA
- a CDS encoding CinA family nicotinamide mononucleotide deamidase-related protein, giving the protein MIGEILAIGDELTSGRIINSTSGFAARELFLLGHRIQAMHTIGDDPQLIGKALKGAIDRSDFVLVTGGLGATTDDLTNEAVVAALGLKTVTNTCVQANIEARSAKGACTSAASLAKLAQLPEGAEVLDDSYRMAGYLLRYQGKPIYFLPGVPPQMEMLLRDKVLPGLQAMDRARAVPVAQRVYRTCGLYEIEINNRLHSLEGQGVQIGYYPVGAEVHVSLTGYDMAQGVEDPRFRHADEFIRDALGDNIYGTDQDTLASVVGRLLAQRNWMLSTAESCTGGLIGATLTRTAGSSNWYKGGVIVYSNALKQSLLNVSEDLLAQHGAVSDEVARAMARGTVERLGCDIAVSATGIAGPGGGSEDKPVGTVYLGLCFHDTLSAQLCRFNGSRQQIQEQTAQTAMDMVRRALLSQ; this is encoded by the coding sequence ATGATCGGAGAAATACTAGCCATCGGCGACGAGCTCACCTCAGGCCGAATCATCAACAGCACCAGTGGATTCGCTGCCCGGGAACTGTTCCTCCTCGGCCATCGAATTCAGGCCATGCACACCATCGGCGACGATCCGCAACTGATCGGGAAAGCGCTCAAGGGTGCCATCGATCGCTCGGATTTTGTCCTCGTCACCGGCGGCCTCGGCGCCACCACCGACGATCTCACCAACGAGGCCGTGGTCGCGGCCCTTGGTCTGAAAACGGTCACCAATACCTGCGTTCAGGCCAATATCGAGGCGCGATCGGCCAAGGGTGCCTGCACATCCGCCGCTTCCCTGGCCAAGCTGGCCCAACTCCCCGAGGGAGCCGAGGTCCTGGATGACAGCTACCGCATGGCCGGCTACCTCCTGCGCTACCAGGGCAAGCCGATCTATTTTCTTCCCGGTGTCCCGCCGCAGATGGAAATGCTCCTGCGCGACAAGGTCCTGCCCGGCCTCCAGGCCATGGATAGGGCGCGGGCCGTGCCCGTGGCCCAGCGGGTCTACCGCACCTGTGGCCTCTATGAGATCGAGATCAACAACCGGCTGCACAGCCTGGAAGGGCAGGGCGTCCAGATCGGCTACTACCCGGTGGGTGCGGAAGTCCACGTCAGCCTCACCGGTTATGATATGGCACAAGGGGTTGAAGATCCGCGTTTTCGTCATGCGGACGAGTTTATCCGCGATGCTCTGGGCGACAATATCTACGGCACCGACCAGGATACCCTGGCCTCTGTGGTCGGCCGGCTGCTGGCCCAGCGCAACTGGATGCTCTCCACCGCCGAATCCTGCACCGGAGGCCTGATCGGCGCCACCCTCACCCGCACCGCAGGCAGCTCAAACTGGTACAAGGGCGGGGTGATCGTCTATTCCAATGCCCTCAAACAAAGCCTTCTAAACGTGTCCGAAGACCTGCTTGCCCAGCACGGTGCGGTGAGTGACGAAGTGGCTCGGGCCATGGCCCGGGGCACGGTGGAACGACTTGGCTGCGACATCGCCGTCTCCGCCACCGGTATTGCCGGACCGGGCGGCGGCAGCGAGGACAAACCGGTGGGCACGGTCTACCTCGGACTCTGCTTTCATGATACGCTCAGCGCCCAACTCTGCCGCTTCAACGGCTCCCGTCAACAGATTCAGGAACAAACCGCGCAGACCGCAATGGATATGGTGCGTCGGGCCTTACTTTCGCAATAA
- the recA gene encoding recombinase RecA gives MTPPNDQNEGRLKSVDNAITQIHRQFGKGSIMRLGETERENVPVIPTGILSIDLALGVGGLPRGRVTEIFGPEASGKTTLALHVIAEAQKQGGNVAFIDAEHALDTSYAERLGVDVDNLLISQPDFGEQALEIAEILIRSGGIDVVVIDSVAALVPRAEIDGNVGDQHVGLQARLMSHAMRKFTGVLSRTNTVLIFINQIRMKIGVMFGSPETTTGGNALKFYSSIRIDIRKSTQIKDGQDAIGNQTKVKIVKNKVAPPFKQADVDIIYGEGISRTGDVLDLGVANNIVDKSGAWYSYQDERIGQGRENAKKFLKEHPETLASIERKLRLAFGMAVDPEEPPTPAE, from the coding sequence ATGACACCACCCAACGATCAGAACGAAGGCCGTCTGAAGAGCGTCGACAATGCCATCACCCAGATCCACCGTCAGTTCGGCAAGGGATCGATCATGCGTCTGGGGGAGACCGAACGGGAGAATGTGCCGGTTATTCCCACCGGTATCCTCTCCATCGACTTGGCCCTGGGCGTGGGCGGTCTGCCCCGCGGCCGCGTCACCGAGATCTTCGGCCCCGAGGCCTCGGGTAAAACCACCCTGGCCCTGCACGTTATTGCCGAGGCGCAGAAACAGGGCGGCAATGTGGCCTTCATCGATGCCGAGCATGCCCTGGATACCAGCTACGCCGAACGATTGGGGGTCGATGTCGACAACCTGCTCATCTCCCAGCCCGACTTCGGCGAGCAGGCCCTGGAAATCGCCGAGATCCTGATCCGCAGCGGCGGCATCGATGTGGTGGTGATCGACTCGGTGGCAGCGCTTGTCCCGCGGGCCGAGATCGACGGCAACGTCGGCGACCAGCATGTCGGCCTGCAGGCACGGCTGATGTCGCATGCGATGCGAAAATTCACCGGTGTGCTCAGCCGCACCAACACGGTGCTGATCTTCATCAATCAGATCCGGATGAAAATCGGGGTGATGTTCGGCAGTCCGGAGACCACCACCGGCGGTAACGCGCTCAAATTCTACAGCTCTATCCGCATCGATATCCGCAAGTCCACCCAGATCAAGGACGGCCAGGATGCCATCGGCAACCAGACCAAGGTCAAGATCGTCAAAAACAAGGTGGCGCCACCGTTCAAGCAGGCCGACGTGGATATCATCTACGGCGAAGGCATCTCCCGCACCGGCGACGTGCTCGATCTCGGCGTGGCCAACAACATTGTCGACAAATCCGGTGCCTGGTACTCCTACCAGGATGAGCGCATTGGTCAGGGACGGGAAAACGCCAAAAAATTCCTCAAGGAACATCCCGAGACCCTGGCCTCGATCGAGCGCAAGCTCCGCCTCGCCTTCGGCATGGCGGTAGATCCGGAAGAACCGCCGACACCTGCCGAATAA
- a CDS encoding TonB-dependent receptor, which translates to MKKRVLAIAPLVAFLPTLVLAAEQETTVMDEVVVTATKTKKTRKEVVNAVVIKESYDIEESPASSLGELLANEPGLDWRTYGNYGGAAEAIQIRGMSADATLVAVDGMVINSPSLGSADVGQISLNSIERVEVVKGPGSLLYGSGAMGGTVNIITKSPNRDHFDAKVEAGYGTENSYHLAAENGGFIIGDLGYYLTLNRKETDGFRDNSDLTHNDATLKLLLDKGTMFKATLDAGLVDREYGLPGLQPPAGTAPYRINGVTLYNSDSAFLLDRGEDENKRVALTLQGEPGDWFDWRVKGDYSDLNSTNYSRPYYYAGGGTYSDVTNTNSGVEGNLNLHPWTSLNLLLGNEYRNYDYSNFQQSLNTSGHRVAGALVDEDHQVYTNGTFGELSFQPIDMAKITGGYRYEKHSMFGHEDVLRFGAVVTPLQDMAIKFNRGQHYKAPTLNDLFWPDDGGTKGNTDLKPETGWHTDITLEQGGLLQGKLFASVSWFDWDVNDKISWAEDPSQPTSWGGYYWVPSNVDSYNAQGWEFNVKLGPFSSILADFSLTLIDAEEQLNGGATRDARYTPETQFKAQLTHLSDFGLTSTLTARYTGSRPGYYATNTDSKPQVELASYWTIDLKLEQTFAEHWKVTLQAMNLLDQDYDTYVGTFYPTYTLCAYPGAGRSLFASLSYTW; encoded by the coding sequence ATGAAGAAAAGAGTGCTGGCCATAGCCCCCCTGGTGGCCTTCCTGCCAACGCTGGTGTTGGCGGCGGAGCAGGAGACCACCGTGATGGACGAGGTGGTGGTCACCGCCACCAAAACCAAGAAGACCCGCAAGGAAGTCGTCAATGCGGTGGTCATCAAGGAGAGCTACGACATCGAGGAATCCCCGGCCTCATCACTTGGCGAACTGCTGGCCAACGAACCCGGTCTGGACTGGCGCACCTACGGCAACTACGGCGGAGCTGCCGAAGCAATCCAAATTCGCGGTATGAGTGCGGATGCAACCCTTGTGGCGGTGGACGGGATGGTGATCAACTCACCTTCCCTGGGGAGCGCCGATGTCGGCCAGATTTCGCTCAACTCGATCGAGCGGGTGGAGGTGGTCAAGGGCCCGGGTTCCCTGCTCTACGGTTCCGGAGCCATGGGCGGCACGGTCAATATCATCACCAAATCGCCCAACCGCGACCATTTCGACGCCAAGGTCGAGGCTGGATACGGCACGGAGAACAGCTACCATCTGGCCGCGGAAAACGGCGGCTTCATCATCGGCGATCTGGGCTACTACCTGACCCTGAACCGCAAGGAAACCGATGGATTTCGTGACAACAGCGACCTGACCCATAACGACGCCACCCTCAAACTGCTGCTGGACAAGGGCACGATGTTCAAGGCCACCCTCGATGCCGGCCTGGTCGACCGCGAGTACGGCCTGCCCGGACTCCAGCCGCCTGCGGGCACGGCTCCGTACCGCATCAATGGGGTTACCTTGTACAATTCGGACTCGGCCTTCCTCCTCGATCGCGGCGAAGACGAGAACAAACGTGTCGCCCTCACACTGCAGGGGGAGCCTGGCGACTGGTTCGATTGGCGCGTCAAAGGCGATTATTCCGACCTGAACAGCACCAACTACAGCCGCCCCTACTACTATGCGGGCGGCGGGACCTATTCGGATGTGACCAACACGAACAGCGGCGTGGAGGGCAACCTGAACCTGCACCCCTGGACCAGCCTCAATCTGCTGCTGGGCAACGAATACCGCAATTACGACTACAGCAACTTTCAGCAATCACTCAACACCAGCGGTCATCGTGTCGCTGGCGCCCTGGTGGACGAAGATCACCAGGTCTATACCAACGGCACCTTTGGCGAACTCAGCTTTCAGCCCATTGACATGGCCAAGATCACCGGTGGCTACCGCTACGAAAAGCACTCCATGTTCGGCCATGAGGATGTCCTCCGCTTTGGCGCGGTGGTCACCCCCCTGCAGGACATGGCGATTAAATTCAACCGCGGCCAGCATTACAAGGCACCGACCTTGAACGACCTCTTCTGGCCGGATGACGGGGGAACCAAGGGCAATACCGACCTCAAACCGGAAACGGGCTGGCATACCGACATCACGCTGGAACAGGGCGGCCTCCTCCAGGGCAAACTCTTTGCCTCGGTCTCCTGGTTCGACTGGGATGTCAACGACAAGATCAGCTGGGCCGAGGACCCCAGCCAACCGACCTCATGGGGGGGGTATTACTGGGTTCCCTCCAACGTGGACAGCTACAATGCCCAAGGCTGGGAGTTCAATGTCAAACTGGGCCCCTTCTCCTCGATTCTGGCCGACTTTTCCCTGACCCTGATCGATGCGGAGGAACAACTCAATGGCGGCGCGACCAGGGACGCCCGCTATACCCCGGAGACTCAATTCAAGGCGCAGCTGACCCATTTGAGCGATTTCGGCCTGACCTCGACCCTGACCGCCCGCTATACCGGTTCCCGTCCCGGCTATTACGCAACCAATACCGACAGCAAGCCGCAGGTCGAGCTTGCGTCGTACTGGACCATTGATCTCAAGCTGGAGCAAACCTTTGCCGAGCACTGGAAGGTGACCCTCCAGGCAATGAACCTGCTCGACCAAGACTATGACACCTATGTGGGCACCTTTTATCCCACTTATACCCTGTGTGCCTACCCCGGAGCGGGCCGCAGCCTGTTCGCTTCGCTCTCCTATACCTGGTAA
- a CDS encoding energy transducer TonB: MAHSTLMEQVPKTHGICGKRSWSLPVLAALTIHGAAFAFLLFASFAPRQAPIPVGESLPVTLFAAVPGIAAAASQSAAPPPQAALAQERQIQPPQPTPAPPPEVVAEPPKPVSIAPAPRHIAKANKKISKAKPQAPAHTQVAPSQGTPAPVASHATVSSGTNTASIGAQGGAANTVIPARPRYRDNPPPAYPELARRRQMEGTVVLDVLVNSTGRVDALTVHATSGHSLLDNAALRAVRNWLFVPGKRGGMPLAMSVRVPVRFNLR, translated from the coding sequence ATGGCACACAGCACACTGATGGAACAGGTGCCAAAGACGCACGGAATTTGCGGGAAAAGGTCCTGGTCCCTGCCGGTGCTTGCCGCCCTGACGATCCACGGCGCCGCCTTTGCCTTTCTCCTCTTTGCCTCCTTTGCCCCCCGACAGGCACCGATACCTGTTGGGGAGTCTCTTCCCGTCACCCTCTTTGCAGCGGTGCCTGGAATAGCTGCGGCTGCCTCGCAATCGGCAGCGCCACCGCCACAGGCAGCCCTCGCTCAAGAGAGGCAAATCCAGCCGCCACAACCAACGCCCGCACCGCCGCCCGAGGTCGTCGCCGAGCCGCCCAAGCCGGTCAGCATCGCACCTGCCCCTCGGCATATCGCCAAAGCTAATAAAAAGATCAGCAAAGCCAAACCGCAGGCCCCTGCGCACACCCAGGTTGCACCGTCTCAGGGAACTCCAGCCCCGGTAGCCAGTCATGCAACGGTATCGAGCGGAACCAACACCGCCAGCATTGGCGCCCAAGGTGGTGCGGCCAACACGGTCATTCCCGCACGGCCGCGCTACCGAGATAATCCGCCTCCTGCATATCCGGAACTGGCACGAAGGCGGCAGATGGAAGGGACGGTGGTCTTGGACGTCCTGGTGAACTCCACCGGCAGGGTGGATGCGCTGACGGTGCACGCCACCAGCGGTCATTCCCTGCTGGATAATGCGGCCCTGCGGGCGGTGCGAAACTGGCTGTTTGTCCCGGGGAAAAGGGGCGGCATGCCACTGGCGATGAGCGTTCGGGTGCCGGTGCGCTTTAATCTTCGCTGA